Part of the Leclercia sp. AS011 genome is shown below.
GCGTAGGCGCTGATCAGCATCCCTGCAGCGGGAATAGAGACATCCACGCCCCGGGCGATAACCGGCAACAGGCCCATCGGGGAAAATTCGGTCGTGCCGATACCAAAGGCACCAATGGCCAGGGCCAGCAGCGGAAAATTGATTCTCATACTTCAACTCCAGACACCGTGTCGTGAGGCGACACAGAACAATGAAGGCGAAAGCATGACATCAATCGCAAAAAATGAGAAGTTAACAATTTAGCAAAAGATTTTTGCAGGGTGCGTAACAATCAGCGGAAGGAACGAGGGAGAGCTGACCTCTCCCGCATCAATCAGTGCAGTGCCGCAGTCAGACCGCTGGCAACAATCAGGCTCAGAACAATAATAGTGGTAATCAACGAAAA
Proteins encoded:
- the cydH gene encoding cytochrome bd-I oxidase subunit CydH produces the protein MSTDLKFSLITTIIVLSLIVASGLTAALH